A genomic region of Saccopteryx bilineata isolate mSacBil1 chromosome 1, mSacBil1_pri_phased_curated, whole genome shotgun sequence contains the following coding sequences:
- the SF1 gene encoding splicing factor 1 isoform X2, producing MATGANATPLGKLGSPGLPSLPGPKGGFEPVPSPAPGPGAGLLVPGPPPPPPVDSVGALTAAFSFAALPPPPPPPPPPPLSPGASYPPPQPPPPPPLYQRVSPPPLPPPQPPRQDQQPGPAGGGGDFPSKKRKRSRWNQDTMEQKTVIPGMPTVIPPGLTREQERAYIVQLQIEDLTRKLRTGDLGIPPNPEDRSPSPEPIYNSEGKRLNTREFRTRKKLEEERHNLITEMVALNPDFKPPADYKPPATRVSDKVMIPQDEYPEINFVGLLIGPRGNTLKNIEKECNAKIMIRGKGSVKEGKVGRKDGQMLPGEDEPLHALVTANTMENVKKAVEQIRNILKQGIETPEDQNDLRKMQLRELARLNGTLREDDNRILRPWQSSETRSITNTTVCTKCGGAGHIASDCKFQRPGDPQSAQDKARMDKEYLSLMAELGEAPVPASVGSTSGPASTPLVSAPRPAAPANNPPPPSLMSTTQSRPPWMNSGPSESRPYHGMHGGGPGGPGGGPHNFPHPLPSLTGGHGGHPMQHNPNGPPPPWMQPPPPPMNQGPHPPGHHGPPPMDQYLGSTPVGSGVYRLHQGKGMMPPPPMGMMPPPPPPPSGQPPPPPSGPLPPWQQQQQQPPPPPPPSSSMASSTPLPWQQRSLPAAAMARAMRMRTFRAHW from the exons ATGGCGACCGGAGCGAACGCCACGCCGCTGGGTAAGCTGGGCTCCCCcggccttccctcccttcccggGCCGAAAGGGGGCTTCGAGCCGGTGCCATCGCCTGCCCCCGGGCCTGGGGCGGGGCTGCTGGTGCCCGGGCCGCCGCCTCCCCCGCCTGTGGACTCGGTGGGGGCCTTGACGGCGGCCTTCTCCTTCGcggcgctgccgccgccgccccccccgccgccgccgccaccgctcTCCCCGGGCGCCTCGTACCCGCCGCCGCAGCCGCCCCCTCCGCCGCCGCTCTACCAGCGCGTGTCGCCGCCGCCGCTACCGCCACCCCAGCCGCCGCGTCAGGACCAGCAGCCGGGCCCGGCCGGCGGCGGAGGAG ACTTCCCAAGTAAGAAGCGGAAGAGGAGTCGCTGGAACCAAGACACAATGGAACAGAAGACGGTGATTCCAGGAATGCCTACAGTTATCCCCCCTGGACTTACTCGGGAACAAGAAAGAGCTTATATAG TGCAACTGCAGATAGAAGACCTGACTCGTAAACTGCGCACAGGAGACCTGGGCATCCCCCCTAACCCTGAGGACAG GTCCCCCTCCCCTGAGCCCATCTACAATAGCGAGGGGAAGCGGCTCAATACCCGTGAGTTCCGCACCCGCAAAAAGCTGGAAGAGGAGCGGCATAACCTCATCACAGAAATGGTTGCTCTCAACCCTGATTTCAAGCCACCTGCAGATTACAA acCTCCAGCAACAAGAGTGAGTGACAAAGTAATGATTCCGCAAGATGAGTATCCAGAAATCAACTTTGTGGGACTGTTAATTGGGCCCAG AGGGAACACACTGAAGAACATAGAGAAGGAGTGTAACGCCAAGATTATGATCCGGGGAAAAGGGTCTGTGAAAGAAGGGAAAGTCGGGCGCAAAGATGGCCAGATGTTACCAGGAGAAGATGAGCCACTTCATGCCCTGGTTACTGCCAATACCATGGAGAATGTGAAGAAAGCAGTAGAACAG ATAAGAAACATCCTGAAGCAGGGTATTGAGACCCCTGAGGACCAGAATGATCTACGGAAGATGCAGCTTCGGGAGTTGGCTCGCTTGAATGGGACCCTTCGGGAAGATGATAACAG GATCTTAAGACCGTGGCAGAGCTCAGAGACCCGCAGCATTACCAATACCACAGTGTGCACCAAGTGTGGAGGGGCTGGCCACATTGCTTCTGATTGCAAATTCCAGAG GCCTGGTGACCCCCAGTCAGCCCAGGATAAAGCACGGATGGATAAAGAATATTTGTCCCTCATGGCTGAACTGGGTGAAGCGCCTGTGCCGGCATCTGTAGGCTCCACCTCTGGGCCTGCCAGCACACCTCTGGTCAGTGCACCTCGGCCTGCTGCTCCCGCCAACAACCCACCTCCACCG TCTCTCATGTCCACCACCCAGAGCCGTCCACCCTGGATGAATTCTGGCCCTTCAGAGAGTCGGCCCTACCATGGCATGCATGGAGGTGGTCCTGGTGGGCCTGGAGGTGGCCCACACAACTTCCCACACCCATTGCCCAGCCTGACCGGTGGGCATGGTGGACATCCCATGCAGCACAACCCTAATGGGCCCCCACCTCCTTGGAtgcagccgccgccgccaccgaTGAACCAGGGCCCCCATCCACCTGGGCACCATGGCCCTCCTCCAATGG ATCAGTACCTGGGAAGTACGCCTGTGGGCTCTGGGGTCTATCGCCTGCATCAAGGAAAAG GTATGATGCCGCCGCCGCCTATGGGCATGatgccgccgccaccgccgccaccCAGTGggcagcccccgcccccaccttcTGGTCCTCTTCCCCCatggcaacagcagcagcagcagcctccgCCTCCCCCTCCGCCCAGCAGCAGTATGGCTTCCAGTACCCCCTTGCCATGGCAGCAAA GATCCCTCCCCGCGGCAGCGATGGCCCGAGCCATGAGAATGAGGACTTTCCGCGCCCATTGGTGA
- the SF1 gene encoding splicing factor 1 isoform X3 codes for MATGANATPLDFPSKKRKRSRWNQDTMEQKTVIPGMPTVIPPGLTREQERAYIVQLQIEDLTRKLRTGDLGIPPNPEDRSPSPEPIYNSEGKRLNTREFRTRKKLEEERHNLITEMVALNPDFKPPADYKPPATRVSDKVMIPQDEYPEINFVGLLIGPRGNTLKNIEKECNAKIMIRGKGSVKEGKVGRKDGQMLPGEDEPLHALVTANTMENVKKAVEQIRNILKQGIETPEDQNDLRKMQLRELARLNGTLREDDNRILRPWQSSETRSITNTTVCTKCGGAGHIASDCKFQRPGDPQSAQDKARMDKEYLSLMAELGEAPVPASVGSTSGPASTPLVSAPRPAAPANNPPPPSLMSTTQSRPPWMNSGPSESRPYHGMHGGGPGGPGGGPHNFPHPLPSLTGGHGGHPMQHNPNGPPPPWMQPPPPPMNQGPHPPGHHGPPPMDQYLGSTPVGSGVYRLHQGKGMMPPPPMGMMPPPPPPPSGQPPPPPSGPLPPWQQQQQQPPPPPPPSSSMASSTPLPWQQNTTTTTTSAGTGSIPPWQQQQAAAAASPGAPQMQGNPTMVPLPPGVQPPLPPGAPPPPPPPPPGSAGMMYAPPPPPPPPMDPSNFVTMMGMGVAGMPPFGMPPAPPPPPPQN; via the exons ATGGCGACCGGAGCGAACGCCACGCCGCTGG ACTTCCCAAGTAAGAAGCGGAAGAGGAGTCGCTGGAACCAAGACACAATGGAACAGAAGACGGTGATTCCAGGAATGCCTACAGTTATCCCCCCTGGACTTACTCGGGAACAAGAAAGAGCTTATATAG TGCAACTGCAGATAGAAGACCTGACTCGTAAACTGCGCACAGGAGACCTGGGCATCCCCCCTAACCCTGAGGACAG GTCCCCCTCCCCTGAGCCCATCTACAATAGCGAGGGGAAGCGGCTCAATACCCGTGAGTTCCGCACCCGCAAAAAGCTGGAAGAGGAGCGGCATAACCTCATCACAGAAATGGTTGCTCTCAACCCTGATTTCAAGCCACCTGCAGATTACAA acCTCCAGCAACAAGAGTGAGTGACAAAGTAATGATTCCGCAAGATGAGTATCCAGAAATCAACTTTGTGGGACTGTTAATTGGGCCCAG AGGGAACACACTGAAGAACATAGAGAAGGAGTGTAACGCCAAGATTATGATCCGGGGAAAAGGGTCTGTGAAAGAAGGGAAAGTCGGGCGCAAAGATGGCCAGATGTTACCAGGAGAAGATGAGCCACTTCATGCCCTGGTTACTGCCAATACCATGGAGAATGTGAAGAAAGCAGTAGAACAG ATAAGAAACATCCTGAAGCAGGGTATTGAGACCCCTGAGGACCAGAATGATCTACGGAAGATGCAGCTTCGGGAGTTGGCTCGCTTGAATGGGACCCTTCGGGAAGATGATAACAG GATCTTAAGACCGTGGCAGAGCTCAGAGACCCGCAGCATTACCAATACCACAGTGTGCACCAAGTGTGGAGGGGCTGGCCACATTGCTTCTGATTGCAAATTCCAGAG GCCTGGTGACCCCCAGTCAGCCCAGGATAAAGCACGGATGGATAAAGAATATTTGTCCCTCATGGCTGAACTGGGTGAAGCGCCTGTGCCGGCATCTGTAGGCTCCACCTCTGGGCCTGCCAGCACACCTCTGGTCAGTGCACCTCGGCCTGCTGCTCCCGCCAACAACCCACCTCCACCG TCTCTCATGTCCACCACCCAGAGCCGTCCACCCTGGATGAATTCTGGCCCTTCAGAGAGTCGGCCCTACCATGGCATGCATGGAGGTGGTCCTGGTGGGCCTGGAGGTGGCCCACACAACTTCCCACACCCATTGCCCAGCCTGACCGGTGGGCATGGTGGACATCCCATGCAGCACAACCCTAATGGGCCCCCACCTCCTTGGAtgcagccgccgccgccaccgaTGAACCAGGGCCCCCATCCACCTGGGCACCATGGCCCTCCTCCAATGG ATCAGTACCTGGGAAGTACGCCTGTGGGCTCTGGGGTCTATCGCCTGCATCAAGGAAAAG GTATGATGCCGCCGCCGCCTATGGGCATGatgccgccgccaccgccgccaccCAGTGggcagcccccgcccccaccttcTGGTCCTCTTCCCCCatggcaacagcagcagcagcagcctccgCCTCCCCCTCCGCCCAGCAGCAGTATGGCTTCCAGTACCCCCTTGCCATGGCAGCAAA ATACGACGACTACCACCACGAGCGCTGGCACAGGGTCCATCCCGCCATGGCAACAGCAGCAGGCGGCTGCCGCAGCTTCTCCAGGAGCCCCTCAGATGCAAGGCAACCCCACTATGGTGCCCCTGCCCCCCGGGGTCCAGCCGCCTCTGCCGCCCggggcccctccccctccgccgCCTCCACCACCTGGTTCCGCCGGCATGATGTAtgccccgcccccccctcctccGCCTCCCATGGACCCTTCTAACTTTGTCACCATGATGGGCATGGGGGTGGCGGGCATGCCGCCCTTCGggatgcctccagctcccccaccGCCTCCACCACAGAACTAG
- the SF1 gene encoding splicing factor 1 isoform X4, whose protein sequence is MATGANATPLDFPSKKRKRSRWNQDTMEQKTVIPGMPTVIPPGLTREQERAYIVQLQIEDLTRKLRTGDLGIPPNPEDRSPSPEPIYNSEGKRLNTREFRTRKKLEEERHNLITEMVALNPDFKPPADYKPPATRVSDKVMIPQDEYPEINFVGLLIGPRGNTLKNIEKECNAKIMIRGKGSVKEGKVGRKDGQMLPGEDEPLHALVTANTMENVKKAVEQIRNILKQGIETPEDQNDLRKMQLRELARLNGTLREDDNRILRPWQSSETRSITNTTVCTKCGGAGHIASDCKFQRPGDPQSAQDKARMDKEYLSLMAELGEAPVPASVGSTSGPASTPLVSAPRPAAPANNPPPPSRPPWMNSGPSESRPYHGMHGGGPGGPGGGPHNFPHPLPSLTGGHGGHPMQHNPNGPPPPWMQPPPPPMNQGPHPPGHHGPPPMDQYLGSTPVGSGVYRLHQGKGMMPPPPMGMMPPPPPPPSGQPPPPPSGPLPPWQQQQQQPPPPPPPSSSMASSTPLPWQQNTTTTTTSAGTGSIPPWQQQQAAAAASPGAPQMQGNPTMVPLPPGVQPPLPPGAPPPPPPPPPGSAGMMYAPPPPPPPPMDPSNFVTMMGMGVAGMPPFGMPPAPPPPPPQN, encoded by the exons ATGGCGACCGGAGCGAACGCCACGCCGCTGG ACTTCCCAAGTAAGAAGCGGAAGAGGAGTCGCTGGAACCAAGACACAATGGAACAGAAGACGGTGATTCCAGGAATGCCTACAGTTATCCCCCCTGGACTTACTCGGGAACAAGAAAGAGCTTATATAG TGCAACTGCAGATAGAAGACCTGACTCGTAAACTGCGCACAGGAGACCTGGGCATCCCCCCTAACCCTGAGGACAG GTCCCCCTCCCCTGAGCCCATCTACAATAGCGAGGGGAAGCGGCTCAATACCCGTGAGTTCCGCACCCGCAAAAAGCTGGAAGAGGAGCGGCATAACCTCATCACAGAAATGGTTGCTCTCAACCCTGATTTCAAGCCACCTGCAGATTACAA acCTCCAGCAACAAGAGTGAGTGACAAAGTAATGATTCCGCAAGATGAGTATCCAGAAATCAACTTTGTGGGACTGTTAATTGGGCCCAG AGGGAACACACTGAAGAACATAGAGAAGGAGTGTAACGCCAAGATTATGATCCGGGGAAAAGGGTCTGTGAAAGAAGGGAAAGTCGGGCGCAAAGATGGCCAGATGTTACCAGGAGAAGATGAGCCACTTCATGCCCTGGTTACTGCCAATACCATGGAGAATGTGAAGAAAGCAGTAGAACAG ATAAGAAACATCCTGAAGCAGGGTATTGAGACCCCTGAGGACCAGAATGATCTACGGAAGATGCAGCTTCGGGAGTTGGCTCGCTTGAATGGGACCCTTCGGGAAGATGATAACAG GATCTTAAGACCGTGGCAGAGCTCAGAGACCCGCAGCATTACCAATACCACAGTGTGCACCAAGTGTGGAGGGGCTGGCCACATTGCTTCTGATTGCAAATTCCAGAG GCCTGGTGACCCCCAGTCAGCCCAGGATAAAGCACGGATGGATAAAGAATATTTGTCCCTCATGGCTGAACTGGGTGAAGCGCCTGTGCCGGCATCTGTAGGCTCCACCTCTGGGCCTGCCAGCACACCTCTGGTCAGTGCACCTCGGCCTGCTGCTCCCGCCAACAACCCACCTCCACCG AGCCGTCCACCCTGGATGAATTCTGGCCCTTCAGAGAGTCGGCCCTACCATGGCATGCATGGAGGTGGTCCTGGTGGGCCTGGAGGTGGCCCACACAACTTCCCACACCCATTGCCCAGCCTGACCGGTGGGCATGGTGGACATCCCATGCAGCACAACCCTAATGGGCCCCCACCTCCTTGGAtgcagccgccgccgccaccgaTGAACCAGGGCCCCCATCCACCTGGGCACCATGGCCCTCCTCCAATGG ATCAGTACCTGGGAAGTACGCCTGTGGGCTCTGGGGTCTATCGCCTGCATCAAGGAAAAG GTATGATGCCGCCGCCGCCTATGGGCATGatgccgccgccaccgccgccaccCAGTGggcagcccccgcccccaccttcTGGTCCTCTTCCCCCatggcaacagcagcagcagcagcctccgCCTCCCCCTCCGCCCAGCAGCAGTATGGCTTCCAGTACCCCCTTGCCATGGCAGCAAA ATACGACGACTACCACCACGAGCGCTGGCACAGGGTCCATCCCGCCATGGCAACAGCAGCAGGCGGCTGCCGCAGCTTCTCCAGGAGCCCCTCAGATGCAAGGCAACCCCACTATGGTGCCCCTGCCCCCCGGGGTCCAGCCGCCTCTGCCGCCCggggcccctccccctccgccgCCTCCACCACCTGGTTCCGCCGGCATGATGTAtgccccgcccccccctcctccGCCTCCCATGGACCCTTCTAACTTTGTCACCATGATGGGCATGGGGGTGGCGGGCATGCCGCCCTTCGggatgcctccagctcccccaccGCCTCCACCACAGAACTAG
- the SF1 gene encoding splicing factor 1 isoform X1, producing MATGANATPLGKLGSPGLPSLPGPKGGFEPVPSPAPGPGAGLLVPGPPPPPPVDSVGALTAAFSFAALPPPPPPPPPPPLSPGASYPPPQPPPPPPLYQRVSPPPLPPPQPPRQDQQPGPAGGGGDFPSKKRKRSRWNQDTMEQKTVIPGMPTVIPPGLTREQERAYIVQLQIEDLTRKLRTGDLGIPPNPEDRSPSPEPIYNSEGKRLNTREFRTRKKLEEERHNLITEMVALNPDFKPPADYKPPATRVSDKVMIPQDEYPEINFVGLLIGPRGNTLKNIEKECNAKIMIRGKGSVKEGKVGRKDGQMLPGEDEPLHALVTANTMENVKKAVEQIRNILKQGIETPEDQNDLRKMQLRELARLNGTLREDDNRILRPWQSSETRSITNTTVCTKCGGAGHIASDCKFQRPGDPQSAQDKARMDKEYLSLMAELGEAPVPASVGSTSGPASTPLVSAPRPAAPANNPPPPSLMSTTQSRPPWMNSGPSESRPYHGMHGGGPGGPGGGPHNFPHPLPSLTGGHGGHPMQHNPNGPPPPWMQPPPPPMNQGPHPPGHHGPPPMDQYLGSTPVGSGVYRLHQGKGMMPPPPMGMMPPPPPPPSGQPPPPPSGPLPPWQQQQQQPPPPPPPSSSMASSTPLPWQQNTTTTTTSAGTGSIPPWQQQQAAAAASPGAPQMQGNPTMVPLPPGVQPPLPPGAPPPPPPPPPGSAGMMYAPPPPPPPPMDPSNFVTMMGMGVAGMPPFGMPPAPPPPPPQN from the exons ATGGCGACCGGAGCGAACGCCACGCCGCTGGGTAAGCTGGGCTCCCCcggccttccctcccttcccggGCCGAAAGGGGGCTTCGAGCCGGTGCCATCGCCTGCCCCCGGGCCTGGGGCGGGGCTGCTGGTGCCCGGGCCGCCGCCTCCCCCGCCTGTGGACTCGGTGGGGGCCTTGACGGCGGCCTTCTCCTTCGcggcgctgccgccgccgccccccccgccgccgccgccaccgctcTCCCCGGGCGCCTCGTACCCGCCGCCGCAGCCGCCCCCTCCGCCGCCGCTCTACCAGCGCGTGTCGCCGCCGCCGCTACCGCCACCCCAGCCGCCGCGTCAGGACCAGCAGCCGGGCCCGGCCGGCGGCGGAGGAG ACTTCCCAAGTAAGAAGCGGAAGAGGAGTCGCTGGAACCAAGACACAATGGAACAGAAGACGGTGATTCCAGGAATGCCTACAGTTATCCCCCCTGGACTTACTCGGGAACAAGAAAGAGCTTATATAG TGCAACTGCAGATAGAAGACCTGACTCGTAAACTGCGCACAGGAGACCTGGGCATCCCCCCTAACCCTGAGGACAG GTCCCCCTCCCCTGAGCCCATCTACAATAGCGAGGGGAAGCGGCTCAATACCCGTGAGTTCCGCACCCGCAAAAAGCTGGAAGAGGAGCGGCATAACCTCATCACAGAAATGGTTGCTCTCAACCCTGATTTCAAGCCACCTGCAGATTACAA acCTCCAGCAACAAGAGTGAGTGACAAAGTAATGATTCCGCAAGATGAGTATCCAGAAATCAACTTTGTGGGACTGTTAATTGGGCCCAG AGGGAACACACTGAAGAACATAGAGAAGGAGTGTAACGCCAAGATTATGATCCGGGGAAAAGGGTCTGTGAAAGAAGGGAAAGTCGGGCGCAAAGATGGCCAGATGTTACCAGGAGAAGATGAGCCACTTCATGCCCTGGTTACTGCCAATACCATGGAGAATGTGAAGAAAGCAGTAGAACAG ATAAGAAACATCCTGAAGCAGGGTATTGAGACCCCTGAGGACCAGAATGATCTACGGAAGATGCAGCTTCGGGAGTTGGCTCGCTTGAATGGGACCCTTCGGGAAGATGATAACAG GATCTTAAGACCGTGGCAGAGCTCAGAGACCCGCAGCATTACCAATACCACAGTGTGCACCAAGTGTGGAGGGGCTGGCCACATTGCTTCTGATTGCAAATTCCAGAG GCCTGGTGACCCCCAGTCAGCCCAGGATAAAGCACGGATGGATAAAGAATATTTGTCCCTCATGGCTGAACTGGGTGAAGCGCCTGTGCCGGCATCTGTAGGCTCCACCTCTGGGCCTGCCAGCACACCTCTGGTCAGTGCACCTCGGCCTGCTGCTCCCGCCAACAACCCACCTCCACCG TCTCTCATGTCCACCACCCAGAGCCGTCCACCCTGGATGAATTCTGGCCCTTCAGAGAGTCGGCCCTACCATGGCATGCATGGAGGTGGTCCTGGTGGGCCTGGAGGTGGCCCACACAACTTCCCACACCCATTGCCCAGCCTGACCGGTGGGCATGGTGGACATCCCATGCAGCACAACCCTAATGGGCCCCCACCTCCTTGGAtgcagccgccgccgccaccgaTGAACCAGGGCCCCCATCCACCTGGGCACCATGGCCCTCCTCCAATGG ATCAGTACCTGGGAAGTACGCCTGTGGGCTCTGGGGTCTATCGCCTGCATCAAGGAAAAG GTATGATGCCGCCGCCGCCTATGGGCATGatgccgccgccaccgccgccaccCAGTGggcagcccccgcccccaccttcTGGTCCTCTTCCCCCatggcaacagcagcagcagcagcctccgCCTCCCCCTCCGCCCAGCAGCAGTATGGCTTCCAGTACCCCCTTGCCATGGCAGCAAA ATACGACGACTACCACCACGAGCGCTGGCACAGGGTCCATCCCGCCATGGCAACAGCAGCAGGCGGCTGCCGCAGCTTCTCCAGGAGCCCCTCAGATGCAAGGCAACCCCACTATGGTGCCCCTGCCCCCCGGGGTCCAGCCGCCTCTGCCGCCCggggcccctccccctccgccgCCTCCACCACCTGGTTCCGCCGGCATGATGTAtgccccgcccccccctcctccGCCTCCCATGGACCCTTCTAACTTTGTCACCATGATGGGCATGGGGGTGGCGGGCATGCCGCCCTTCGggatgcctccagctcccccaccGCCTCCACCACAGAACTAG
- the SF1 gene encoding splicing factor 1 isoform X6, whose product MATGANATPLDFPSKKRKRSRWNQDTMEQKTVIPGMPTVIPPGLTREQERAYIVQLQIEDLTRKLRTGDLGIPPNPEDRSPSPEPIYNSEGKRLNTREFRTRKKLEEERHNLITEMVALNPDFKPPADYKPPATRVSDKVMIPQDEYPEINFVGLLIGPRGNTLKNIEKECNAKIMIRGKGSVKEGKVGRKDGQMLPGEDEPLHALVTANTMENVKKAVEQIRNILKQGIETPEDQNDLRKMQLRELARLNGTLREDDNRILRPWQSSETRSITNTTVCTKCGGAGHIASDCKFQRPGDPQSAQDKARMDKEYLSLMAELGEAPVPASVGSTSGPASTPLVSAPRPAAPANNPPPPSLMSTTQSRPPWMNSGPSESRPYHGMHGGGPGGPGGGPHNFPHPLPSLTGGHGGHPMQHNPNGPPPPWMQPPPPPMNQGPHPPGHHGPPPMVPGKYACGLWGLSPASRKRYDAAAAYGHDAAATAATQWAAPAPTFWSSSPMATAAAAASASPSAQQQYGFQYPLAMAAKYDDYHHERWHRVHPAMATAAGGCRSFSRSPSDARQPHYGAPAPRGPAASAARGPSPSAASTTWFRRHDVCPAPPSSASHGPF is encoded by the exons ATGGCGACCGGAGCGAACGCCACGCCGCTGG ACTTCCCAAGTAAGAAGCGGAAGAGGAGTCGCTGGAACCAAGACACAATGGAACAGAAGACGGTGATTCCAGGAATGCCTACAGTTATCCCCCCTGGACTTACTCGGGAACAAGAAAGAGCTTATATAG TGCAACTGCAGATAGAAGACCTGACTCGTAAACTGCGCACAGGAGACCTGGGCATCCCCCCTAACCCTGAGGACAG GTCCCCCTCCCCTGAGCCCATCTACAATAGCGAGGGGAAGCGGCTCAATACCCGTGAGTTCCGCACCCGCAAAAAGCTGGAAGAGGAGCGGCATAACCTCATCACAGAAATGGTTGCTCTCAACCCTGATTTCAAGCCACCTGCAGATTACAA acCTCCAGCAACAAGAGTGAGTGACAAAGTAATGATTCCGCAAGATGAGTATCCAGAAATCAACTTTGTGGGACTGTTAATTGGGCCCAG AGGGAACACACTGAAGAACATAGAGAAGGAGTGTAACGCCAAGATTATGATCCGGGGAAAAGGGTCTGTGAAAGAAGGGAAAGTCGGGCGCAAAGATGGCCAGATGTTACCAGGAGAAGATGAGCCACTTCATGCCCTGGTTACTGCCAATACCATGGAGAATGTGAAGAAAGCAGTAGAACAG ATAAGAAACATCCTGAAGCAGGGTATTGAGACCCCTGAGGACCAGAATGATCTACGGAAGATGCAGCTTCGGGAGTTGGCTCGCTTGAATGGGACCCTTCGGGAAGATGATAACAG GATCTTAAGACCGTGGCAGAGCTCAGAGACCCGCAGCATTACCAATACCACAGTGTGCACCAAGTGTGGAGGGGCTGGCCACATTGCTTCTGATTGCAAATTCCAGAG GCCTGGTGACCCCCAGTCAGCCCAGGATAAAGCACGGATGGATAAAGAATATTTGTCCCTCATGGCTGAACTGGGTGAAGCGCCTGTGCCGGCATCTGTAGGCTCCACCTCTGGGCCTGCCAGCACACCTCTGGTCAGTGCACCTCGGCCTGCTGCTCCCGCCAACAACCCACCTCCACCG TCTCTCATGTCCACCACCCAGAGCCGTCCACCCTGGATGAATTCTGGCCCTTCAGAGAGTCGGCCCTACCATGGCATGCATGGAGGTGGTCCTGGTGGGCCTGGAGGTGGCCCACACAACTTCCCACACCCATTGCCCAGCCTGACCGGTGGGCATGGTGGACATCCCATGCAGCACAACCCTAATGGGCCCCCACCTCCTTGGAtgcagccgccgccgccaccgaTGAACCAGGGCCCCCATCCACCTGGGCACCATGGCCCTCCTCCAATGG TACCTGGGAAGTACGCCTGTGGGCTCTGGGGTCTATCGCCTGCATCAAGGAAAAG GTATGATGCCGCCGCCGCCTATGGGCATGatgccgccgccaccgccgccaccCAGTGggcagcccccgcccccaccttcTGGTCCTCTTCCCCCatggcaacagcagcagcagcagcctccgCCTCCCCCTCCGCCCAGCAGCAGTATGGCTTCCAGTACCCCCTTGCCATGGCAGCAAA ATACGACGACTACCACCACGAGCGCTGGCACAGGGTCCATCCCGCCATGGCAACAGCAGCAGGCGGCTGCCGCAGCTTCTCCAGGAGCCCCTCAGATGCAAGGCAACCCCACTATGGTGCCCCTGCCCCCCGGGGTCCAGCCGCCTCTGCCGCCCggggcccctccccctccgccgCCTCCACCACCTGGTTCCGCCGGCATGATGTAtgccccgcccccccctcctccGCCTCCCATGGACCCTTCTAA